From the Panthera leo isolate Ple1 chromosome C1, P.leo_Ple1_pat1.1, whole genome shotgun sequence genome, one window contains:
- the GPR55 gene encoding G-protein coupled receptor 55 isoform X1 — protein MVTSVSGKNMSQQLNRSRSCSFSDVDELMGTVQLAVHIPTFLLGFLLNVLAIRGFSTFLKKRWPNYAATSIYMINLAVFDLLLVLSLPFKMAMSNVWAPHPSVCTFVECVYFVSMYGSVFTICFISLDRFLVIRYPFLVSHLRSPRKIFGICCTIWVLVWAGSTPIYSFHGKVEKYTCFHNMSDGTWSPQVFFPLEVFGFLLPLGVMGFCSSRSIHILVRRQGLTEDCVQQKACIWTIAASLAVFVVSFLPVHLGFFLQFLVRNGFIVECRAKQNISLFLQLSMCFSNINCCLDVFCYYFVIKEFRTDIMAHQPSRVQLVRQDTMTSRI, from the coding sequence GAAAGAACATGAGTCAGCAGCTAAACAGAAGCCGGAGCTGCTCCTTCAGCGATGTGGATGAGCTGATGGGGACGGTGCAGCTGGCCGTCCACAtccccaccttcctcctgggCTTCCTCCTCAACGTGCTGGCCATCCGAGGCTTTAGCACCTTCCTGAAGAAGAGGTGGCCAAATTATGCTGCCACTTCCATCTACATGATCAACCTGGCAGTCTTTGACCTGCTGCTGGTGCTGTCCCTTCCGTTCAAGATGGCGATGTCCAACGTATGGGCTCCCCATCCTTCCGTCTGTACCTTCGTGGAGTGCGTCTACTTCGTTAGCATGTACGGGAGTGTCTTCACTATCTGCTTCATTAGTCTGGATAGATTCTTGGTCATCCGGTACCCGTTCCTGGTCAGCCACCTCCGGTCCCCCAGGAAGATCTTTGGGATCTGTTGCACCATCTGGGTCCTCGTGTGGGCGGGGAGTACTCCCATCTACAGCTTCCACGGGAAGGTGGAAAAGTACACGTGCTTCCACAACATGTCCGATGGCACCTGGAGTCCCCAGGTCTTCTTCCCCCTTGAGGTGTTCGGCTTCCTTCTTCCCCTGGGTGTCATGGGTTTCTGTTCCTCCAGGAGCATTCACATCCTGGTCCGCCGTCAGGGCCTCACCGAGGACTGTGTCCAGCAGAAGGCCTGCATCTGGACAATTGCAGCCAGCCTGGCTGTCTTCGTGGTCTCCTTTCTTCCGGTCCATTTGGGCTTCTTCTTGCAGTTCCTGGTACGGAATGGCTTTATTGTGGAGTGCAGAGCTAAGCAGAACATCAGCTTGTTCTTGCAATTGTCCATGTGTTTCTCCAACATCAACTGCTGCCTAGATGTCTTCTGCTACTATTTTGTCATCAAAGAATTCCGCACGGACATCATGGCCCACCAGCCTTCCAGGGTCCAGCTCGTCCGCCAGGATACCATGACCAGCAGGATCTAA
- the GPR55 gene encoding G-protein coupled receptor 55 isoform X2: MSQQLNRSRSCSFSDVDELMGTVQLAVHIPTFLLGFLLNVLAIRGFSTFLKKRWPNYAATSIYMINLAVFDLLLVLSLPFKMAMSNVWAPHPSVCTFVECVYFVSMYGSVFTICFISLDRFLVIRYPFLVSHLRSPRKIFGICCTIWVLVWAGSTPIYSFHGKVEKYTCFHNMSDGTWSPQVFFPLEVFGFLLPLGVMGFCSSRSIHILVRRQGLTEDCVQQKACIWTIAASLAVFVVSFLPVHLGFFLQFLVRNGFIVECRAKQNISLFLQLSMCFSNINCCLDVFCYYFVIKEFRTDIMAHQPSRVQLVRQDTMTSRI; the protein is encoded by the coding sequence ATGAGTCAGCAGCTAAACAGAAGCCGGAGCTGCTCCTTCAGCGATGTGGATGAGCTGATGGGGACGGTGCAGCTGGCCGTCCACAtccccaccttcctcctgggCTTCCTCCTCAACGTGCTGGCCATCCGAGGCTTTAGCACCTTCCTGAAGAAGAGGTGGCCAAATTATGCTGCCACTTCCATCTACATGATCAACCTGGCAGTCTTTGACCTGCTGCTGGTGCTGTCCCTTCCGTTCAAGATGGCGATGTCCAACGTATGGGCTCCCCATCCTTCCGTCTGTACCTTCGTGGAGTGCGTCTACTTCGTTAGCATGTACGGGAGTGTCTTCACTATCTGCTTCATTAGTCTGGATAGATTCTTGGTCATCCGGTACCCGTTCCTGGTCAGCCACCTCCGGTCCCCCAGGAAGATCTTTGGGATCTGTTGCACCATCTGGGTCCTCGTGTGGGCGGGGAGTACTCCCATCTACAGCTTCCACGGGAAGGTGGAAAAGTACACGTGCTTCCACAACATGTCCGATGGCACCTGGAGTCCCCAGGTCTTCTTCCCCCTTGAGGTGTTCGGCTTCCTTCTTCCCCTGGGTGTCATGGGTTTCTGTTCCTCCAGGAGCATTCACATCCTGGTCCGCCGTCAGGGCCTCACCGAGGACTGTGTCCAGCAGAAGGCCTGCATCTGGACAATTGCAGCCAGCCTGGCTGTCTTCGTGGTCTCCTTTCTTCCGGTCCATTTGGGCTTCTTCTTGCAGTTCCTGGTACGGAATGGCTTTATTGTGGAGTGCAGAGCTAAGCAGAACATCAGCTTGTTCTTGCAATTGTCCATGTGTTTCTCCAACATCAACTGCTGCCTAGATGTCTTCTGCTACTATTTTGTCATCAAAGAATTCCGCACGGACATCATGGCCCACCAGCCTTCCAGGGTCCAGCTCGTCCGCCAGGATACCATGACCAGCAGGATCTAA